One part of the Denticeps clupeoides chromosome 16, fDenClu1.1, whole genome shotgun sequence genome encodes these proteins:
- the plekho2 gene encoding pleckstrin homology domain-containing family O member 2 isoform X1 has protein sequence MEDDVKEETAKPKEVKFTGMAGWIKKSSGKFLGTYKDRYIQLERTEVVVYENEDLKICVERVDLENYDKCHELRSTFKKKNRLVLIRAPNCGNKVHDVKLQAQNPEEKEAWIKAISDGINRAKNKIFDEVKVDESCSLQHATRDRPKGNRGRRPPTRIHMKEIANISSDGVLRLDLEDDSNRPNGTHHVNAENTQKETMKPPMPPTGGSNKEETDNGEPVPEKKVLKPPMPPSQQTKPAVNVEQETQQEEPPESQTDIGMAQTSIGSQDDLSSNAPEKEMKPPTPPSKDKKPVAVGMQEAHGLPDKGPDEGCKEEAEENKEGENILVTREQEVVETEGDPKPSVVELDSTEGSSEAKMLKPEVEENQPICKSKETLTSSPEPAETQSVQEPVKKNTGPPAPPKKKPIKFPITQQANEQPKIAKKDSVDSIETLNEATLEAQPEEPCTVGMSSPAEEREKEEGKSIDSGQHSLEESENNDPATVSGGDMSEDEIESPTAQKPDNSQDLFSSTTIMHTSTSDLCSELDTSSVPKPAVLSTRPPILLKPSSKPKSASMGNLLTESLEDNVKNLPDASVEGDVKHLQFEVDLALEKTGELLDAISSKQDDGEAKAPPPEELLAVAMEKLRKADQFLKEAESLKESKCPGKSKKRISW, from the exons ATGGAAGAT GATGTGAAAGAAGAGACAGCAAAGCCTAAAGAGGTCAAATTCACCGGGATGGCCGGCTGGATAAAGAAGTCCTCGGGGAAGTTTTTGGGGACCTATAAGGACCGCTACATTCAGCTGGAACGCACAGAGGTCGTGGTCTATGAAAACGAG GATTTAAAGATCTGCGTGGAGAGAGTGGATCTGGAAAATTATGACAAATGCCATGAGCTGCGGAGTACATTCAAGAAGAAAAACAGGCTGGTGTTGATAAGAGCTCCCAACTGCGGCAATAAA GTCCATGATGTGAAGTTACAGGCTCAAAATCCTGAGGAAAAGGAGGCTTGGATAAAGGCCATCAGTGATGGCATCaacagagcaaaaaacaaaatcttTGATGAG GTGAAAGTAGATGAAAGCTGCTCTTTACAGCATGCAACACGTGACCGACCCAAGGGAAATCGTGGCAGAAGACCACCAACCAGAATACACATGAAGGAG ATTGCAAACATATCGTCTGATGGCGTATTGAGACTTGATTTAGAAGATGATAGCAACAGGCCTAATGGAACTCACCATGTCAATGCTgagaacacacaaaaagaaaccaTGAAACCTCCTATGCCCCCAACGGGTGGTTCCAATAAGGAAGAGACTGACAATGGAGAACCAGTCCCTGAAAAGAAGGTTCTCAAGCCACCAATGCCTCCTTCCCAGCAGACCAAACCAGCTGTCAACGTGGAGCAAGAAACTCAACAGGAGGAACCTCCTGAAAGTCAAACAGACATAGGAATGGCACAAACATCTATTGGTTCCCAGGATGACCTTTCATCTAATGCAccagagaaagaaatgaaaccTCCCACTCCTCCTTCGAAAGACAAGAAACCAGTGGCTGTGGGGATGCAGGAGGCTCATGGGCTTCCAGACAAAGGTCCAGATGAGGGATGTAAGGAAGAGGCTGAGGAGAACAAAGAAGGGGAGAACATTCTAGTGACCCGTGAACAAGAGGTTGTAGAAACTGAAGGTGACCCAAAACCTTCAGTTGTTGAGTTGGACTCAACTGAAGGATCCTCGGAAGCAAAAATGCTCAAACCTGAAGTTGAAGAAAACCAACCCATATGCAAAAGCAAAGAAACCCTAACATCCAGCCCTGAACCTGCTGAAACTCAGTCTGTCCAGGAACCTGTCAAAAAAAACACTGGGCCACCTGCTCCTCCCAAAAAGAAACCGATTAAATTCCCCATCACACAACAAGCCAATGAGCAGCCTAAGATTGCCAAGAAAGATTCAGTGGACAGCATTGAGACCTTGAATGAAGCCACTTTAGAAGCTCAGCCTGAGGAACCGTGCACAGTAGGAATGTCTTCTCCAGCCGAGGAACGAGAGAAGGAGGAAGGAAAGTCCATAGATAGTGGTCAGCACTCTTTAGAGGAGTCTGAGAACAACGACCCTGCCACAGTCTCGGGCGGGGACATGAGCGAAGATGAGATAGAATCACCTACCGCCCAGAAACCAGACAATAGCCAGGATCTGTTCAGCAGCACCACCATCATGCACACTTCCACCTCAGACCTCTGCTCTGAGCTGGATACTTCTTCTGTTCCAAAACCTGCTGTTCTGTCCACCCGTCCCCCAATACTCCTCAAACCCTCTTCTAAGCCAAAGTCGGCATCCATGGGAAACCTCCTGACAGAGTCCTTAGAGGACAACGTGAAAAACCTTCCAGACGCGTCTGTAGAAGGCGACGTGAAGCACCTGCAGTTCGAAGTTGACCTCGCGCTTGAGAAGACGGGGGAGCTTTTGGATGCCATATCGAGCAAACAAGATGACGGCGAGGCGAAGGCTCCCCCTCCGGAGGAGCTGCTGGCTGTGGCCATGGAGAAACTCAGGAAAGCAGACCAGTTCTTGAAAGAGGCAGAGAGCTTGAAGGAGTCAAAATGCCCGGGCAAGAGTAAAAAGCGGATTAGCTGGTGA
- the plekho2 gene encoding pleckstrin homology domain-containing family O member 2 isoform X2 translates to MAGWIKKSSGKFLGTYKDRYIQLERTEVVVYENEDLKICVERVDLENYDKCHELRSTFKKKNRLVLIRAPNCGNKVHDVKLQAQNPEEKEAWIKAISDGINRAKNKIFDEVKVDESCSLQHATRDRPKGNRGRRPPTRIHMKEIANISSDGVLRLDLEDDSNRPNGTHHVNAENTQKETMKPPMPPTGGSNKEETDNGEPVPEKKVLKPPMPPSQQTKPAVNVEQETQQEEPPESQTDIGMAQTSIGSQDDLSSNAPEKEMKPPTPPSKDKKPVAVGMQEAHGLPDKGPDEGCKEEAEENKEGENILVTREQEVVETEGDPKPSVVELDSTEGSSEAKMLKPEVEENQPICKSKETLTSSPEPAETQSVQEPVKKNTGPPAPPKKKPIKFPITQQANEQPKIAKKDSVDSIETLNEATLEAQPEEPCTVGMSSPAEEREKEEGKSIDSGQHSLEESENNDPATVSGGDMSEDEIESPTAQKPDNSQDLFSSTTIMHTSTSDLCSELDTSSVPKPAVLSTRPPILLKPSSKPKSASMGNLLTESLEDNVKNLPDASVEGDVKHLQFEVDLALEKTGELLDAISSKQDDGEAKAPPPEELLAVAMEKLRKADQFLKEAESLKESKCPGKSKKRISW, encoded by the exons ATGGCCGGCTGGATAAAGAAGTCCTCGGGGAAGTTTTTGGGGACCTATAAGGACCGCTACATTCAGCTGGAACGCACAGAGGTCGTGGTCTATGAAAACGAG GATTTAAAGATCTGCGTGGAGAGAGTGGATCTGGAAAATTATGACAAATGCCATGAGCTGCGGAGTACATTCAAGAAGAAAAACAGGCTGGTGTTGATAAGAGCTCCCAACTGCGGCAATAAA GTCCATGATGTGAAGTTACAGGCTCAAAATCCTGAGGAAAAGGAGGCTTGGATAAAGGCCATCAGTGATGGCATCaacagagcaaaaaacaaaatcttTGATGAG GTGAAAGTAGATGAAAGCTGCTCTTTACAGCATGCAACACGTGACCGACCCAAGGGAAATCGTGGCAGAAGACCACCAACCAGAATACACATGAAGGAG ATTGCAAACATATCGTCTGATGGCGTATTGAGACTTGATTTAGAAGATGATAGCAACAGGCCTAATGGAACTCACCATGTCAATGCTgagaacacacaaaaagaaaccaTGAAACCTCCTATGCCCCCAACGGGTGGTTCCAATAAGGAAGAGACTGACAATGGAGAACCAGTCCCTGAAAAGAAGGTTCTCAAGCCACCAATGCCTCCTTCCCAGCAGACCAAACCAGCTGTCAACGTGGAGCAAGAAACTCAACAGGAGGAACCTCCTGAAAGTCAAACAGACATAGGAATGGCACAAACATCTATTGGTTCCCAGGATGACCTTTCATCTAATGCAccagagaaagaaatgaaaccTCCCACTCCTCCTTCGAAAGACAAGAAACCAGTGGCTGTGGGGATGCAGGAGGCTCATGGGCTTCCAGACAAAGGTCCAGATGAGGGATGTAAGGAAGAGGCTGAGGAGAACAAAGAAGGGGAGAACATTCTAGTGACCCGTGAACAAGAGGTTGTAGAAACTGAAGGTGACCCAAAACCTTCAGTTGTTGAGTTGGACTCAACTGAAGGATCCTCGGAAGCAAAAATGCTCAAACCTGAAGTTGAAGAAAACCAACCCATATGCAAAAGCAAAGAAACCCTAACATCCAGCCCTGAACCTGCTGAAACTCAGTCTGTCCAGGAACCTGTCAAAAAAAACACTGGGCCACCTGCTCCTCCCAAAAAGAAACCGATTAAATTCCCCATCACACAACAAGCCAATGAGCAGCCTAAGATTGCCAAGAAAGATTCAGTGGACAGCATTGAGACCTTGAATGAAGCCACTTTAGAAGCTCAGCCTGAGGAACCGTGCACAGTAGGAATGTCTTCTCCAGCCGAGGAACGAGAGAAGGAGGAAGGAAAGTCCATAGATAGTGGTCAGCACTCTTTAGAGGAGTCTGAGAACAACGACCCTGCCACAGTCTCGGGCGGGGACATGAGCGAAGATGAGATAGAATCACCTACCGCCCAGAAACCAGACAATAGCCAGGATCTGTTCAGCAGCACCACCATCATGCACACTTCCACCTCAGACCTCTGCTCTGAGCTGGATACTTCTTCTGTTCCAAAACCTGCTGTTCTGTCCACCCGTCCCCCAATACTCCTCAAACCCTCTTCTAAGCCAAAGTCGGCATCCATGGGAAACCTCCTGACAGAGTCCTTAGAGGACAACGTGAAAAACCTTCCAGACGCGTCTGTAGAAGGCGACGTGAAGCACCTGCAGTTCGAAGTTGACCTCGCGCTTGAGAAGACGGGGGAGCTTTTGGATGCCATATCGAGCAAACAAGATGACGGCGAGGCGAAGGCTCCCCCTCCGGAGGAGCTGCTGGCTGTGGCCATGGAGAAACTCAGGAAAGCAGACCAGTTCTTGAAAGAGGCAGAGAGCTTGAAGGAGTCAAAATGCCCGGGCAAGAGTAAAAAGCGGATTAGCTGGTGA